CTTCGCTATCCGTCACGATGAATTCGATTTCACAGATTTGCCGCACCATCAAGCGGATGCGTGGACTCAGGTCATGGCTGCTTCGAAAGTAGCTTCGAACCCTGCTGCGCAAGGTTTTTGATTTTCCGACGTAGAGCAACCGGTCGTCGGCATCGCGCATGAGATAACAGCCCGGCTCTGGGGGGATCTCTTTCAGGCGCTGTTCCAGGCGCTCCGGTTGCTCTAGCAAAGGACGCTGCATCTCTTGAATCTAGAGAACCTGCGCTGCATAGGATCCGATCAGTCCTTCATGGCTGATGCGCGCTCTCTACCCGGGCAGTTTTGATCCACTCACCCTTGGTCATCTCGATTTAATCGAGCGTGGCTGTTCCTTATTCGGAGAAGTCGTTGTGGCTGTTCTCCAGAACCCAGGCAAGTCTCCCGCTTTTAGTCTTGATCAACGGTTGGAGCAAATCACTCAGGCAACCTCCCATCTGCAAGGGGTCACGGTGACCAGCTTCAACGGCCTAACCGTGAACTGCGCTCGCGAACACCATGCCCAGTTGATCCTGCGTGGATTACGAGCGATGAGTGATTTTGAATACGAACTCCAAATTGCCCATACCAACCGATCTTTGGATTCAGAATTTGAAACGATTTTTCTCAGCACTGCAGCCCACTACAGCTTTTTGAGCAGTTCGGTTGTGAAAGAAGTGGCTCGATTTGGTGGCCGTGTGGATCACATGGTTCCGGCGGTGGTGGCGGAAGACCTCAAGAGGTTCTTTAATTCGGCTTTATAAGCCAGTTGCGATGAGCGAGATCCAGTTCTCCGTGCTCGACCAGCTCGATCAGCTCGAGGAAATTGTTCTCGAAGGTAGTCGCATTCCTTTTAGCGGTGGCAGGCTAGTCAATGAGCAGGACGCAGTCGAGATCATCGATGGCGTTAGAGAGGCCCTTCCCGGGCAGGTCGTGCAAGCTGATCAGTTGCTGCAAAAGAAGGACGAATTCATTTCCTCAGCGCGCAGTCAGGCCGACGAAATTGTTCAAAAAGCCCAGCTTCAGCGCGAACAGCTTGTGAGTGCGGCTGCGGTTCGCCAGGAAGCTGAACGTCAAGTTAATGAAATGAGAGATCAAGTTCGCCAGCAGTGCGAACAGCTCCTCCAGAGTTCTCGCCAACAGGCCGCTCAAATGGAGCACGAAATGCAGTCCAAGCAAGTTCAACTTGATCAGCAATATGCAACGCGTCGTCAACATTTAGAGCAAGAGGCTCTGCAACGCCGTCAACAACTTGATCAAGAAGCGCTCGAACTCAAGCGCCAATTGGCTGAGCATCATGAGCGAAGTCGACAGCAGTCTGCTCAGGAGTTAGAGCAAATCCGTCTGGAAGGGGTCAAACTCCAGAAAGAAGCTCAATC
The window above is part of the Synechococcus sp. WH 8020 genome. Proteins encoded here:
- the coaD gene encoding pantetheine-phosphate adenylyltransferase, coding for MRALYPGSFDPLTLGHLDLIERGCSLFGEVVVAVLQNPGKSPAFSLDQRLEQITQATSHLQGVTVTSFNGLTVNCAREHHAQLILRGLRAMSDFEYELQIAHTNRSLDSEFETIFLSTAAHYSFLSSSVVKEVARFGGRVDHMVPAVVAEDLKRFFNSAL